One Brassica oleracea var. oleracea cultivar TO1000 chromosome C7, BOL, whole genome shotgun sequence genomic window carries:
- the LOC106305040 gene encoding uncharacterized protein LOC106305040, translated as MALSLIRNLRISVTLVVFSFLLTTFPGIAYDDEDDSEGGVGGGGGPGFGGGGTGVGGGGIGGGGTGVGGGGTGFSGGGGLGGSSGGGTGFGGGGLGGGGGTGFGGGGLGGGGLGGNDQPEIVAKALECLNEKHIYRECEDAWRLTLNGDLNIPMARAEEFCEGPCISETHLALNCIDEIVHHFRFFNRATVYNIRETLKSGCSYGPERGIFNVLEHIEDEEENGNERMKSRSGPLLGTVLFIIALLL; from the exons ATGGCATTGTCACTCATCAGAAACCTCCGGATATCGGTTACCCTTGTCGTTTTTTCCTTCCTCTTAACTACTTTTCCAG GGATCGCTTACGATGACGAAGACGATTCAGAAGGAGGTGTAGGTGGAGGTGGCGGGCCAGGATTTGGCGGTGGTGGAACAGGTGTGGGAGGCGGAGGGATAGGCGGTGGTGGCACAGGTGTGGGAGGTGGTGGTACTGGATTTAGCGGTGGAGGAGGATTGGGTGGCAGTAGCGGTGGAGGGACAGGTTTTGGAGGAGGAGGACTAGGCGGCGGCGGAGGGACAGGTTTTGGAGGAGGAGGACTAGGTGGCGGCGGGTTAGGTGGGAACGATCAACCGGAGATAGTTGCGAAAGCTTTGGAGTGCTTAAATGAGAAACAC ATTTACAGAGAGTGCGAGGATGCATGGAGGCTAACGTTAAACGGAGACCTGAACATTCCGATGGCGAGGGCGGAGGAGTTCTGCGAGGGACCATGCATCTCCGAAACACATTTGGCTTTGAATTGCATTGACGAGATTGTTCACCACTTCAGATTCTTCAACAGAGCCACCGTTTACAACATCCGTGAAACCCTCAAGTCCGGCTGCAGCTACGGACCTGAACGAG GCATTTTCAACGTTCTAGAGCACATCGAAGATGAAGAAGAAAATGGAAATGAGAGAATGAAGTCAAGGTCTGGACCGTTGCTTGGGACTGTGTTGTTCATCATTGCCTTGCTTCTTTAA
- the LOC106306067 gene encoding beta-D-xylosidase 1 has protein sequence MSTKKNTNITYYTYKHKKHIYKMSCNKKSLLFGNKVVVILVFLLCLVHSSESLRPLFACNPANGLTRTLRFCRVNVPIHVRVQDLIGRLTLQEKIRLLVNNAAAVPRLGIGGYEWWSEALHGVSDVGPGAKFGGAFPGATSFPQVITTAASFNQSLWEEIGRVVSDEARAMYNGGVAGLTYWSPNVNILRDPRWGRGQETPGEDPVVAGKYAASYVRGLQGNGAGNRLKVAACCKHYTAYDLDNWNGVDRFHFNAKVSKQDLEDTYNVPFKSCVYEGKVASVMCSYNQVNGKPTCADENLLKNTIRGQWRLNGYIVSDCDSVDVFFNQQHYTTTPEEAAAASIKAGLDLDCGPFLAIFTEGAVKKGLLTEYDVNLALANTITVQMRLGMFDGNLGPYANLGPRDVCTLAHRHLALEAAHQGIVLLKNSGRSLPLSPRRHRTVAVIGPNSDVTETMIGNYAGKACTYTTPLQGISRYARTLHQAGCAGVACRGNQGFGAAEAAAREADATVLVMGLDQSIEAETRDRTGLLLPGYQQELVTRVAQASKGPVILVLMSGGPIDVSFAKNNPRVAAIIWAGYPGQAGGAAIANIIFGAVNPGGKLPMTWYPQDYVAKVPMTIMAMRAYGNYPGRTYRFYKGPVVFPFGFGLSYTTFTHSLAQNPLAQLSVSSYKLNSAIFNSSSNSIKVSHANCGTFPKVPLHVEVSNTGEFDGTHTVFVFAEPPKNGIKGLGVNKQLIAFEKVHVTAGAKRTVQVDVDACKHLGVVDEYGRRRIPMGEHKLHIGDLKHTILVQPQL, from the exons ATGTCAACAAAAAAAAACACAAACATCACATATTATACATATAAACATAAAAAACACATATATAAGATGTCTTGTAATAAGAAATCATTATTATTCGGCAACAAAGTCGTAGTTATACTTGTATTCCTCTTATGTTTGGTTCACTCATCCGAATCACTTCGACCATTGTTTGCATGCAACCCAGCAAACGGGTTAACCCGGACGCTCCGGTTCTGTCGGGTCAATGTACCGATCCACGTTAGGGTTCAAGACTTAATCGGACGTCTCACGTTGCAGGAGAAGATCCGCCTCCTCGTCAACAATGCCGCCGCTGTGCCACGCCTTGGCATTGGAGGCTATGAGTGGTGGTCCGAGGCTCTTCATGGCGTTTCCGACGTCGGTCCCGGAGCTAAGTTCGGTGGTGCTTTCCCTGGTGCCACCAGCTTCCCTCAGGTCATCACCACCGCAGCTTCTTTCAACCAGTCTCTATGGGAAGAGATCGGACGG GTGGTGTCTGATGAGGCAAGGGCTATGTACAATGGAGGCGTGGCCGGTCTGACGTATTGGAGCCCAAATGTGAATATACTGAGGGATCCACGGTGGGGCCGAGGCCAGGAAACTCCCGGAGAGGATCCTGTCGTGGCCGGAAAATACGCAGCCAGCTACGTTAGGGGACTTCAGGGTAACGGCGCCGGTAACCGCCTCAAAGTCGCCGCATGTTGCAAACATTACACAGCTTATGATCTTGATAATTGGAATGGCGTCGACCGTTTCCATTTCAACGCCAAG GTCAGCAAACAAGATTTAGAGGACACGTACAATGTGCCATTCAAATCTTGTGTTTACGAGGGAAAGGTCGCGAGTGTTATGTGCTCATACAACCAAGTCAATGGAAAGCCAACTTGTGCTGATGAAAATCTCTTAAAGAACACCATTCGTGGTCAATGGCGTCTCAACGG GTATATTGTATCAGATTGTGACTCCGTCGATGTTTTCTTTAACCAACAACACTATACCACAACTCCAGAGGAAGCAGCTGCTGCCTCCATTAAAGCTG GTTTGGATTTGGACTGCGGGCCGTTTTTGGCGATCTTCACGGAAGGAGCTGTGAAGAAGGGATTATTGACGGAGTACGACGTTAATTTAGCACTTGCTAATACCATAACGGTCCAGATGAGACTTGGTATGTTTGATGGCAATCTTGGGCCGTATGCTAATCTTGGGCCTAGAGATGTTTGTACTCTAGCCCATAGACATTTAGCCCTTGAAGCGGCCCATCAAGGAATTGTGCTTCTCAAAAACTCTGGTCGTTCTCTTCCACTCTCCCCTAGGCGTCACCGCACTGTTGCAGTGATTGGGCCCAACTCCGACGTCACTGAGACCATGATCGGAAACTATGCAG GGAAAGCTTGTACCTATACGACACCGTTACAAGGAATCTCAAGATATGCTAGAACACTTCACCAAGCTGGTTGTGCAGGCGTGGCTTGCCGAGGGAACCAAGGATTTGGTGCGGCAGAGGCGGCTGCACGTGAAGCAGATGCGACGGTTCTTGTGATGGGATTGGACCAGTCGATAGAGGCTGAGACACGAGATCGAACCGGGTTGCTATTACCAGGTTACCAACAAGAGCTTGTTACACGAGTAGCTCAAGCTTCTAAAGGTCCAGTGATTCTGGTCCTTATGAGTGGTGGCCCCATCGATGTTTCCTTTGCTAAGAACAATCCACGTGTTGCTGCCATCATCTGGGCCGGGTATCCGGGTCAAGCTGGTGGAGCTGCCATCGCCAATATAATCTTCGGTGCTGTTAACCCTG GAGGGAAGCTACCTATGACATGGTATCCACAAGATTACGTAGCAAAAGTGCCAATGACGATAATGGCTATGAGAGCATATGGAAATTACCCAGGAAGAACCTACAGATTCTACAAAGGTCCAGTGGTGTTTCCATTTGGGTTCGGTTTAAGTTACACCACCTTCACTCACAGTTTGGCCCAAAACCCATTAGCCCAACTATCAGTTTCATCCTACAAACTCAACTCTGCCATTTTCAACTCCTCATCTAACTCTATCAAAGTGTCTCATGCCAACTGTGGAACGTTTCCAAAAGTGCCTCTCCATGTTGAAGTATCAAACACAGGTGAATTTGACGGAACCCACACGGTGTTCGTCTTTGCTGAGCCGCCGAAAAACGGGATAAAAGGATTGGGTGTGAACAAACAATTGATAGCGTTTGAGAAGGTTCATGTCACGGCAGGAGCAAAACGGACCGTTCAAGTCGATGTTGATGCTTGCAAGCATCTTGGTGTAGTAGATGAGTATGGAAGGAGGAGAATCCCAATGGGTGAACATAAATTGCATATCGGTGATCTTAAACATACTATTTTGGTCCAACCGCAACTTTAA